The Cryptomeria japonica chromosome 9, Sugi_1.0, whole genome shotgun sequence DNA segment ACCATACATAAAATATACTTGAATtacataaagttggacacttggacCAAAAAAATACaatgtggtccactctaggagataaaggggacctaAATACATCACGAAACATCTTTGTGAATTAATTCCAATTAACCACACACACtagcacatcctccaaagtcaacaaCAAATATAACATGTAGAAAAATAATGATGCACGTTAAACAATCAGCCTAAAACCATCACCCAATGCAAATTAATCAATGTGGACCTACACACTCCATGGTACTAGACCTATAAAAACATTCTACCTCAACCTCCAAGGCATATCTAGATCAAAAAAGTATGATCCAAATGAGATAAACCAACAGAGTTGAACACAAAGCAACATAACTTCATTttctaatcaaataaatactaaaaatATGAACTGGAACACTACAtgaaccatatgaacatgtcctccaagctgcAATAATTGAGCTAACATAGCGAAGAAATGAAGAGCATTATGTAAACCAGTCCTTGAATTGTTCTCTTTACATGGTGAAAAAGCTAGTCCAAGTTTTTtacatatgaatattttgaaatgtATGATTTGTAGCATATTTGGTGCAACAAGACCTTTCTTTTCATGAAAGTGATCAAAGATTCAAAATTTCAAGTAGATTCttgtttcaaagtttttggttaAAAGGTATAGTGCTTCTTAAAATTGCATTATTTTATCAAATTTATATTTGGAGTATTTCTAATCAAAAACTACACCTTCTTCTTTTGTAATACATATGTGATTATTTTTACAAAATTATAATGCTACATTTGATGAATAAGATTTGAGGGTCCATTGGATGCTAGAGGCATTGGAGGTTGGAGGTGTTTTATCATCACAAGCTAGCTTCTCACTCAAGGATGATTTGTTGTATAAGAAGCACCACTTTACATCTATGTTGCTCAGAAAAAAGGAGCTTAGATTTTCTTGTGATTCTTGTGAGTGCATTCAATGTATTCACATTTGGTTGATGTTATTTTGTACAATAGAGGAGGAATTTTTTCCATAACATTAGAGGATGAATATTGACACACTTGAAGGAGATGTGGACTCTTGGAGGAGTTTTGTTCTACATGTGTAACACTAAGGAGGGATTTTCACACAATCAAAAGAGATGTGGACTTCCAGAGAAAATTTGTTCTCCTTTTGCATGAAGGATGGGGACACATTATATTTTCTCATGTTGTTTAATATATTTGCTAATTCTATATTTGGGAGACGCATTGATGGAGTTAGTCTAGTTTTTTCTTGAATCGGAGAGGAGGATAAGTGAAGGTGCTTGATCAAAATATATAGAAGGAGGGTTGCATTTAACTCTTGCAATGTTCCAACTTTGTTTAGATTGGTATGATAAGGAGAAATGTTGGATTACTACTTCTTTAGGTTAGAttacataaataataaatattggACTATAATGTAGGCTAGTTTTTAGTTAGTAAATTGATAAACAATTATTGTTTTCTTGGGAGTTACTCCCATAAATAGGCTAGTGGGTTTTATATGAGAATATATTTGGCTTTACAAAGTCATAGTATACTATAATATTTATCTCAATGAATCTGAACACATCAATACACCTCTTTATTTTTTGTGCAATAATGGTTTAACATTAACATTCAATAGCTTAAGTGTAATAAAGTGGAAAAGATAACCGATTAATTAATagataattaactaattaattagatGATTACCTATTTACTCTAACACTTATAAGTGTGTATGATGTGGTGATGACAAGTGAAGTGGGGCCATGATGCTTTCCTCTCTATTAATGACTCTTTAGGTATGCTCGTGGCTCATTTATTTTTTGTTGTGTGGCACCTTCCTATTAACCAAGAACCAAATTCATATTGGTAGCTAATTTTTCAGTGAGCTAGTTTCTTTGTGTGTCATTCACTCATCATTCAATGCAAGATCTCATTATGTGAAAGATGCAAATCACATGAAGATTTAAATCATTTAAACTTTGTTAtacattatttaaaataataataagacTATTGTTTGATTTCTTATGCAATCATCTTTCCTTTGTATATATGAGTAGATGGTGATAATTATgacataaatatatttttttggacTTTCTCTTTCTATATAAGAATGGTATATGTTTATTTGGCCATGACCTAGTTTTTCTTTTATCAAATGTTACTCTACCTTCCCTTGTGGTGATAAATGGGTGACTTCTAATAATGCTGAATATGAAGACAAATGAGGTGGGCCCATAATGCTTTCAATAATTGTTAATATGAATAAAATCAATAAAACTTGTGAAATTTCCATTTTTGGTTTAGAAAAAGGACATAAAATGAGGTGGGCCTATAATGCTTCCTTATAATTGTTGATGTGAAGACAAAATCAATAAAAGAGGTGAAGTTTCAGTATGTAGATTTACAACTCATCCGATCCTAAGTATTTAGAGAGAAGAACAGACATAGATACGTAGGTAGTGGGGGGTCGAAGAGAGAAAGCAAAACATGATACAATTACTTCTCATTCTCTTGTATTCCATACACCCGTTGTTCACCTTAGTTTGAGCTTCACTTTAATACACCTTAGTTTCTTTAGGGTTACCTGTGTTGTTAGGGATTCCATACAGCCGTTGTTCACGCATTCCGACAATTTCGGTGCGATCACAGAGATTCTTTTTCAGTGCTTCCGACATGAATCAGAGTGTGGAATTGTGGGTTTTTTGTTTGTGGTGTGGAATTGTGGGCTTTTTGTTTATGGTCTGGGAATACGCTATACTCTATTATTGTGGATAcggaagaaaaattaaaaaacatgtgCAATTTCAGTGTAGGCGTCCCTTTCTCCATTTTTATAGGGTTTATAATGAAGATCAGCCTTGCAAAATCCTGCATGGTGAGATCTTGAATTCCCCAAAAAATGGCCATCTCTTCTGTTCTATGCTCTGTGGGCTTTGTGCTTTTGCTATGGAAAGCTTGCTGCCTCTTTTTGAGGGCCAAGCGCTTCCGTTATATGGCTTCCCTCTCTCCACAACACAACGCTCTGCTTCTCTACAAGCTCACCAATTTCGTAGAATTTGGTTTTCTCTCAGAAAAAGGTCTCGAATTTGCACTGTTCAAAAGTTTGGCCATTCCTTCCATGTCCAAATTATTACATGCCACTAATTTATTATCTCCCACAAATATCCCCAAACGCTACGATGACACGAGAATTCTCATGGAGGAATTTGCTCTCCATCACGTGGACAGCCGCAGGGGCTCTCGTGCGATCCAACGGCTTAACTTCATCCATGGCCACTACAAAATCTCCAATGATGACTACTTGTATACTCTCTCTTTATTCACTCTGGAGCccatcagattttcaaacaagtaagcctttattttatttttcacttagattagataagtatctatgATGTGTGCAATTGGTATGTTAAATTGCAGGTACGGTTTCAGAAAGTGgagtgaaggagagaagcaagCGCAGTTTATGGTGTGGCATGACATTGGAGTACGTATGGGTATTAAAAACATTCCAGAGAGTTTAGAGGAAATGGATCAGTTTAGCAGGCAATATGAAGCCTCGTGTATGGTGTATTCCAAGTCGAACAAAGTCGTTGGAGACAACACGGTGGAGCTGTTTTTGTCCAAGGTGCATGCTTTCCTCCGCCCCTTGGCTAAACGGGCAGTGTATGCTCTGTGTGAGGAGAGGCTAGTGGACGCAATGGGTTATCCACGCCAGCCATTCTGGTTCGTCTGGATTGTGGAGAATATTGCCAAATTTTGCTGTGGTACTTTTGTACGCTGGTTTTTACCTCCGAGGCCAATGAACTGGTCGACCGTGAGGATTCCATTGGAGGAagatgaagaggaggaagagggagatggagatgaagatgaaAAGGTGTACAAATTGAGATATCAGTTGTACAAACCATGGACGTATCCAAATGGGTACAAGATCAGCAAAATGGGAGCTGCACCAGGTGGCCGTATGGGCAAGGTAGCTGAGGGGCTTGTGCTATGTCCAGTTCCTTACACAAAGAAAATTTACtgaaaggagaagaagaaagagggaaAAATATGGACAGTCGTATTATGGGATTGTAGTTGCTTATATAGTCTTTATGTTAGAATAAGTAATAAATGAATTGGCTACATCATAAATGTGGAAATAAAGAAGTTTAGACTTGTCTAGGTTGTTAAGTCCAGTTTGTTGTGTTTAGTCTTAGTTTGTTGGCAAATTCCTCAAATGATTGTTGAGGTCAttgtatttgtttatatatattattatgttGAGTTGTCTTTAGTCTTAGTTTCTTGTTGATCATATTTAATTTGTTGGTGAATTCCTCAACACTAGAATTATAGTCAGATTGTTGAGGTTAttgtatatgtttatatgtatcATTAAGTCGAGTTTGTTGTCTTTAATTGTAATTTGTTATTGGTCATATCTAGTTTGTTGACGAATTCTTCAATAAAATTATAGCATGACTGTTGAGGTTACTGTATCTGTTTATATGTATCAAAATATGCAGCAAGTTATTCAAATGTTTCTTCTATTTTGTTCTCGCTTTTTAAGAGCAATGGATGGTAGTTCAAAGGGACCTTAAAGATGGTGTATATTTGGCAAATCTCACATGTAAaacaaatataattatttattatttagttgTTTTGTTCTCTTTTCTTAGTTCAAAGGGACCTTAAAGATTGTGTATATGTGGTAACTCTCATATATATAAcaaatataattaaatttgatttagttAGTTTATATAGAATGCTGTACTCTATAAAATATAGTTTGAAAAAATCTTATATTCTTTCATGTTAGGAAGTCTTTATAATTACTCTCCTCTTAAGTGGCTTTGTTTTAGTGTATTGTAATATGCAAATTATGATGAGACTATGATTTATTTATGTGTTGGTTATTTTTCTATTATTATAGATTAGAATTATTAAGACCACATTTCTAAAGTCGATGCAAAAAGAAATctatttatctttttctttgttaaaTTTGCTAAAAAAAATTTGGATGTTGTTTCTATTCTTCAAATTTCAGTAGCTTAAACCCCtatcaaattttgagaaaaatattgCCATATTATGTTTATGTAAATTCTCATATTGCATTATGCATGTCTTTGAAGTTGTTTAATGCTAAAATTATATTGAACTTGTGCTAATTTTAATGGGTATTTGTAATTTATGAAACAAGTTCACtttataattttctatttttagtgtcTTATGTTATTTTATGAAACAAGTTCAATATATAATTTTCTACTATTATAGTATCTATTTTTCTTAGGAAAAAACTCTAAATTAGAGTTATGATTAGGATTAGAGTTCTCTGATTAAATTTTGGGGTTAGAGTTATTATTAGGGCTAGAAAAGATTTACGATcaaggttagggttacaattacgcTTCAGTAAGAGTTAAGGTTCAACTAAGCTACGGGTTTATATTATTGTAAACTATATGAATACACACACATCATATTTTTTCCAAAGACATGATTGATGCTTTGCACGAATGCCTCATGTAAataattgatatattttcaaattgatttaataaaataattCTACTTTAGAATCTATTATATTTTATTTGAGTgacataaataatttatttttcttgatacatatatatctaatttattttagatcaattttatttcttcttaaattttaattttaatgtacTAGTTATATAACATTTTCTAACGCAAAGTAGTATATATTTTAGTCATTCCCTTATAAAATAGGTTTAATTAAGATTAAACATATAAATTAATGCTCTCCATGTTGTTTATGGTTTGCACCCTCTTTACACGTGAAATTTCAACTATGCTTCATAAACAAGAGATGCATAACAGGGATTGTGTACTTAAGATCCTAACAAATGATTAGTTTAtttcaaaaattataaaatattttatttggaaaCAAGGAAAATAATTTAGTTTGTTAAATTATTTTATGGGAAATatttcctaaaattcaaaattaaatcttaTTAATTTCTTAAATATTCAAAATCTAGAATCACATAGATTTATTATGTTttcttttaatatataaataattataaagtaaaaaataataaatttcaaaTATGCATTCTATTTtactcctatagagttgaaaagAGCATATTTTTCATTCTCTTGCATGTTTTTGACTTATTTTTGATAATTTCTTATATGCAATAATCCAACCTCAATTTGTCTTGGTCTAAATATTGATTCCAACCCATTTTTACCATCATACAAAACTTTTCTTGAGCCATCAAATTTGTATTGACATATTCCAATATTAATTTTCTTTCCTAGATTGAGATCACATTTATATTCTTGAACATAGTTTAGGGCCATATCACACATGTGGCATTGATCTccaaattaaaattataatttatcaCCATCTTTACTTTTTAGAATTGTAACCATTATTATACTTTACCTCTTTGTCTACCACCATGGTTAGTTGTGCTACTATTTACCTTTAGTTTCCCCACAAGCCCCTATGCTCAAGATCTTGGTTGGACCTTGTATATCCAATATTATTGTTATGCTCTTAAGCCCTTGTTGCTATGTGGACAAATCGTCGATCATGATTAAAGATATTATTTaatcatcatttaaatattttggGGATATTACAATCCTACAGGCCCaagaattgcttgccctcaagaaaTTTCAAACTTGGATGCTCCAAGATTTGTTCGCTCTCCCACGTGGGATCTTCAACTGATAGATTCTTCCAGCGAACTCGGTAGTCCTTGATGGTGTGTGACCTCAACTTTCACTCTCTGACATCGATGATGTGCTCAAAACCTCTATGTGGGGATATACCAAAAGGAATATTTTCAAAGACCAAATTGTGCTTTCCCAACACTGCTTGAAGCCCATCATCATGGTAATAGGTTTGTTACCCACTCAAAGGTTTGGTCGAGACCAAACATTGTGCTGCCTAGATGACATCAAATAGTGTCACTTGAAAACATTGCAATTGATGGAGGATTTGCTTGTTGCCAAGAAAATAGCATCAGCATTTTGAAAGACAATGTAGGTTAATGAAAAATATAGTCTTCCTAGAAGAACTAGCAAATCCCTAAACAAGCATCTAGAATGCAAAAAAAAAGTGTAGAAGGCTAGAAAATTATGCAAAAGGCTTGAACACTATGTATAACTAAGATGAAATAGCATATGGTTGTATGGTGATCATACATATGTATTGATTCATAAAATTGTAAGTATTTTTACCTCAAAAATTATGTAGCCAAAAACAATCACTTGTCTTTCTCTTGCTTATATTTTGATAATTTGACATTCAATCCTAGGGTTTTTCATTGGAAGGAGCCTACCTACCGGCCTACCTGAGCTTTCATTTTTGTCCTTTCTCCAGTGTTCTAAATCTAATGGCAAGGTCCATTTTGCTCTAGGATGCATGGATTTTTTTTTCAAGGTTGAACCTCTCAaaaaatgatagaatataatttatCTAGTGCTTTGATACTTTTACGAGCTTATagttagctctaataccatgttggagttgatttTTGAGGCCCAAATCTCCTAAAAATCACCTGCAACCAAAATGTCTATCACATTGAGAAATAAAATCCATCGATTTTTCTATGCAACTTTGACAATTAAATTGATCTTAGAAAGTAGCCTCTGGAAATACATATTTATTGAAAAGATTAATCAAGAAATATAATGATGAATAACGAATCATTatagaaatgaaaagagaaaaaCAACCCTAGGTGAGGATTAAAATAGAGCATTAAATTGTGCTTATCCTATAGTATGAGCCAAAAAAAATATATCACCTAAAAGTAGAAAAACAATTTCCTAAGATTAAATTGGATTACAAAATATTTGAGTCAgattagataaataataaatattagattATTATATAGATTATTTTTTAGTtactaaattaataaataatttgtagcTTATTGGGTGTTTTTCTTGTAAGTTATCGTGTGTTTTATATAAGAATGTATTTGGCTTTATAGAGCCACAAGGGAGTCTAATATTTATCTCATTGAATTCGAATACATCAAAATATGTTTTTATATTGTGTATTAGTCATTTCACATTTTAATTTTTTCTATGTTCTACTATTTCAATATGATATTAGATCAATTTTATTTGATTGTTCTTATGTTAAAACATTAAAATGAAGAATGATTAGATCCATAAAAATGAAGAATGATTGGATCCATCTAATATTTAAATCCACCTGTAATGAagatgtttaaattttttaataaatatctaTTGGGCATTAGAAGATGTAGAATAAATGATTAATATAAATAGAcatttaaaccaaattcaaatttgttGTTTTATTGTCATACCTTTAGGAGTTGGGCCTTCTTATTTTTAGAAATTACTTGCAACTTAAAAAAggatataaaataaatttaatttcattGAGTACTACCATAGAAGACTACTTAGAGTGATAGATTTATTTGAGAAAGTCGTTATGTTTGTATCAATCCCATAAAAtagatatttaaattatttttagtgaTTCTTAGTTGTATCAAAGGTAGTTTCATTCCAATGTGGGAGAGGTATGTAGTGGGATGcttgaataataaataaaatggaTACATAATAGAAAAGGTTTGCATTTAGGGGCATTTGGAGAAATATAGGCAAGGGATTTATTTGGCTTTCTAAATTTATAGATTGATGCCATTTTAATAAGTGATAGTATGAGTGTGTGTTATTTATTTGGTGATAGGTTTTATCATTGGATTAGTTATGGGAAATATAAATTCTTTTGAAGATCAGATTTGAAGTAAAATGCCTCTCTTTTGGTTGAATATAATTCCTTATGCAATATTTTAGTAGCTTGCCTTTTTTTTTAATGATTGATCTACCAAAGTAAAGCTAAAGAAGAGGGGAAATATTGCAGCTTAACTTTAAAAAATTTGATTGATCTACCAAAGTAAAGCTAAAGAAGAGTGGAATTGGTTGAATTGTCACTCTTAGGTGGCAAGCTTCATCCCTAGAATTGTTATATTTTACATGGAGAAAATATTAGTCCAAATTTTATGTATAAATAATGCAAAAGGAATGGTGTGTAGCACATTTGGTGCAAGAACATATTTTTAATTAAGgtgataaaatatttaaaatttcaaGTAGATTATCCTATTAGAGATTTCGTTTTAAAACTATAGTTCTTTTAGAAATGGCattattttatcaaattttaattttgagtATTTTGAGTCAAAACTTACATCTTATACTTGTGTGTGGACAAATATGTACATACATTATAATTTGTGAAAAAATCTAATGTTACATTTGATTAATAAGATTTAAGGATCTGATTGGAGGTTAGAGGCATTGGAGGTTGAATGTTGCTCATCATCATGGGCCATCTTTTCACTTAGGGATGATTCAATGTTCAAGAAGAACCAATTTAAGTATATGTCTCTTAGCAAAGGGGTGCTTGGATTTTCTCGATATTTCTTGTGAGTACATTTAATATATTCATGTTTTGTTAAGGTTATTTTGTATAGTAGAGGAAACATTGTTTCCACAAATTTAGAGGAGGGATATTGGCACACATAGAGGAGATTTATTCTCTCATGTACAACATTGAGAATGGATTTTAATACACTCTTAAGATATGTGAACCTCCATAGGAAATTTGTTCTCCCATTGTGAAAGAAGGATGAACACACTTATTTTTTCTCATATTGTGTAGGACTTTTTTAGGTCTTATATCAAGAGACCCACTAATGGAGTTTGTTTGATATTTCTTCTATGAGCGAGGAGGATTGGTGATGGTGCTTCAACAAAGTATCCAAGAAGGTTGAATTGAAAAATTGCTATTTTTTAATATGTAATCAAAGGGACAACAATATTGTGTATAGTAGTTTGTTTTTCTCCTAAGCGGTGTTGATTATTGATGGGATCGGGCGATGGGGGCCCCTAGCGGGAATCCCTACCTCTGAGGTCTCATAGTCATGTGGCCCCTAGTGGCGTCGTCATCTCCTAGACCCTGTAGTCATGTTGCCTTAAGCCAGAATATTGAAACCTGAGTGGAGGATGATTCACGATCTAATGTACTTCCACCATCATCTCCTCAATAACATCTTGACTCCTTTTTTCTGATGGGGAACTTGCAAACTTTTTGTAAAAATTGTTAGGAGAAAAGTTGATAGGGttaacctagcttgctcacacttcacctagttggtgtttctcaattccaccaacctcaccaggtctagctatACTTCAAGACCTCTAAGTCCTTCTTAATCTCtactaggaatctctcttttccaATATTAAGGTGTTTGGCAACAAGTATTTTGACTAGAAACTCTACCAATTCAATGTGCTCCTCATATACtcatcttgcaactttgacaagaacttgtcaacttctcacttttcacccccatactgttatgagacattgcagaggtgtggaggtggtattTACAATTAAATAAGGTCAACTAGATCCATTTAAGGTTTTGCAAGATTTACTTCTCTTACCGATTTCATAAAAGTGCTCAGAAATAGGggtacaaggatgagccccaattaggcctcctaaatccagtTTTTAAGGGCTTTGAGTGAATCGGTCCAAAACACCCTACAAAAAGTTATATTATTCTTAAATTACTCACCCATCCTCAAGAGAATTTGTTTTTTTTGGCCTTCCAACTTGCCATATAGTGCCCTAACCaaaaaatgagggtttgtagggtttctAGGCTTCAACTGGCTGTGACTGTTCAACAAAGGGGTAGGGATTTGAAATGAGGTTGTAAAATCTTCCCCTCTCAACTAGAAATTTAAATGGACCTATCCTTAAATTCCAAATGCTAAGGTTTGGGTTTTGAAGTCACCCCTGCAATATACATTCAATTTACGCCCTgttttctctagccgggttgctcctagactcacctagaacaagtTGGTAACAATGGTTAACTTAATTTCCATAACTACTCCCTGAATATTTACATTatacatagggtttccttccatgtaCCAACAAGCCGtgatggggcaaccatttttacccAAATTgccatttacaagccaaaactggttgtttggaaacaaaacagtaaaataaatagtaaaatatATTTAGAAAGCATGAAATGGATTTAATGGCACTATAataaaccaaagaacaattatccAAAATTgtatcaatgaattcaatccatttgtatacactttctatgcaaaataagacaaaaatagtGATGACAGTCTGAAACTGAGTGGTTTCAGGTTGTCATTCGTAAAAATAAAAACTTACAACCTTGGAATCCATTAAAGGGAGGGTTTAAAtagtattccccatgtgtggagtcatTTTAGGTCAATGTGTTAACCCTAACTCCAttgctaagctcttttaggaccaaagttgtcatgacaacttttacaattttccatatTTTGCTTTGCCAACTTAGGCAACCTGTTACAAGCCATTACTCATGTCTTTTTCAatattcctaagactattctaaacctctctagttctctcaacaagttatgcctcttttgaccatcaagaagccAATTTAGCTACTCAAACtaacacctactcacaaagtgcaaacctagaaagaaactaACTCAaataggcctacacttgactcaaactaAACATTACAAACATactttggaccctcctagagtccttatttgAATCCTtacttggctaaggttagtacaagacaaaattgtggaaggactatgagcctaagtcctaggtgctcctgcaccattcttcCAAAGAAAAGAGAATTAAGTCACCTCTTTTGGGATCAGATTATGATGaatgcctaacttcttaaactctatctcaggCACCCATGTAGACTATGCATCATCCATGCCCTTCCACTTAACTAGGCGCTCCCAATAAGTTTGGTGTCTAGTCTTTTTAGCAACCCTTGAACTCATTATcttctcagcctttggatttggttttttcGATACTTGAAGGTTATTTAAATCATCTGATATCTCTCTTTGAATGTGAACTAAATCTAGAATTGGCCCTTTGTAAGCCACT contains these protein-coding regions:
- the LOC131042845 gene encoding ER-bound oxygenase mpaB-like, whose translation is MAISSVLCSVGFVLLLWKACCLFLRAKRFRYMASLSPQHNALLLYKLTNFVEFGFLSEKGLEFALFKSLAIPSMSKLLHATNLLSPTNIPKRYDDTRILMEEFALHHVDSRRGSRAIQRLNFIHGHYKISNDDYLYTLSLFTLEPIRFSNKYGFRKWSEGEKQAQFMVWHDIGVRMGIKNIPESLEEMDQFSRQYEASCMVYSKSNKVVGDNTVELFLSKVHAFLRPLAKRAVYALCEERLVDAMGYPRQPFWFVWIVENIAKFCCGTFVRWFLPPRPMNWSTVRIPLEEDEEEEEGDGDEDEKVYKLRYQLYKPWTYPNGYKISKMGAAPGGRMGKVAEGLVLCPVPYTKKIY